One Lysinibacillus sp. OF-1 DNA segment encodes these proteins:
- the ade gene encoding adenine deaminase: MTTKLQKLTQNILSSQGKLEADFILRNAQVADVYTLTWKKADIVVNNGTIVALDHNHKFQAKEEQDAAGSYVIPGLIDGHIHIESSMLTPGEFSRVLLPHGITTVITDPHEIANVAGAEGIQFMLDDAQKADMDIFVMLPSSVPGTQFENAGATLTAQDLASFLKHEQVRGLAEVMDFPAVLNGEEGMLQKILLSQQANLVIDGHCAGLQSEQITGYRAAGILTDHECVTAEEAIDRVEQGMYVLIREGSAAKNLRDLLPAVQPHNARRFGFCTDDKYVDELIDEGSINYDIAMAIAEGMTPLQAIQLATVNTAECYRLFDRGVLAPGYKADFVLVENLSTMQAKAVWKNGRKVAENGEMLTSRQELIVPAHIHQSVHLPAITKDRLQLAFTKGTKANVMEIVPNQLITNHVVMDVPVKEGVFEPSVEQDLLKLAVIERHHHLHTTGLGIVKGFGLQKGAVATTVAHDSHNALVVGTNDEDMILALARIQEIQGGFVIVADGKILAEMPLTIGGLMTDAPAQQAKEQLAGLHSALKTLNPTLDFHFLLTFSFVALPVIPALKLTDTGLFDVTTFQHISVEA; encoded by the coding sequence ATGACAACAAAATTACAGAAGTTAACGCAAAATATCTTATCATCTCAAGGGAAATTAGAGGCAGATTTCATACTGAGAAATGCTCAAGTGGCCGATGTTTATACGTTAACGTGGAAAAAGGCAGACATTGTTGTGAACAATGGTACGATTGTGGCACTGGATCACAACCACAAATTTCAGGCAAAAGAGGAACAGGATGCAGCAGGAAGCTACGTCATTCCTGGATTAATTGATGGTCATATACATATAGAATCTTCCATGCTAACGCCGGGGGAATTTAGTCGAGTTTTACTACCTCATGGTATTACCACAGTCATCACAGATCCACATGAAATCGCCAATGTCGCAGGAGCGGAAGGCATCCAATTTATGCTCGATGATGCACAAAAAGCGGATATGGATATTTTTGTGATGCTGCCATCAAGCGTACCTGGTACACAGTTTGAAAATGCAGGTGCAACACTAACAGCTCAGGATTTGGCGTCATTTCTAAAACATGAACAAGTTCGTGGCTTGGCAGAAGTCATGGATTTTCCAGCCGTATTAAATGGGGAAGAGGGCATGCTTCAGAAAATTTTATTATCACAGCAAGCAAACCTAGTAATTGATGGGCATTGTGCTGGCTTACAGAGCGAACAAATTACAGGCTATCGCGCTGCAGGCATACTGACAGATCATGAATGTGTGACAGCCGAAGAAGCCATTGATCGTGTGGAGCAAGGGATGTATGTACTGATTCGAGAAGGCTCAGCAGCTAAAAATTTACGTGATTTATTACCGGCTGTTCAGCCACATAATGCTCGTCGCTTTGGTTTTTGTACAGACGATAAATATGTGGATGAGTTAATCGATGAAGGCAGCATCAATTATGATATAGCTATGGCAATAGCCGAAGGGATGACACCATTACAGGCAATCCAGTTAGCAACTGTGAACACAGCAGAATGCTATCGTTTATTTGATCGAGGGGTACTTGCCCCAGGCTATAAGGCAGATTTTGTGTTAGTCGAGAATTTGTCGACGATGCAGGCAAAGGCTGTATGGAAAAATGGTCGAAAGGTTGCTGAAAATGGGGAAATGCTGACAAGTCGTCAAGAGCTAATTGTTCCTGCTCATATCCACCAATCAGTGCATTTACCAGCCATTACAAAGGATAGGCTACAACTAGCTTTCACAAAGGGTACGAAGGCTAATGTTATGGAGATTGTTCCAAATCAGCTCATTACCAATCATGTAGTAATGGATGTACCTGTGAAAGAAGGCGTTTTTGAACCATCTGTAGAACAAGATTTACTGAAATTGGCCGTAATTGAACGACACCATCATTTACACACGACAGGCCTAGGCATTGTCAAAGGCTTTGGTTTACAAAAAGGGGCAGTAGCCACAACCGTAGCACATGATTCACATAATGCCCTTGTCGTAGGGACAAACGATGAGGATATGATACTTGCGCTTGCACGCATTCAAGAAATCCAAGGGGGCTTTGTGATTGTAGCAGATGGCAAAATTCTAGCGGAGATGCCATTAACCATTGGCGGCTTGATGACAGATGCCCCTGCTCAGCAAGCAAAGGAACAGCTAGCAGGCTTGCATAGTGCATTAAAGACGCTCAACCCAACATTAGATTTCCATTTTCTACTGACGTTTTCTTTTGTGGCATTACCAGTCATTCCTGCACTAAAACTAACAGATACAGGATTATTTGATGTGACAACCTTCCAGCACATCTCTGTAGAAGCATAG